The genomic segment CGTTCCAGAGATGGGAAGTTTGAGTAACGTCACCAGTATACCCATGGAGAGATAACAGAGCGAAAACTTAATGGAGGAGCTCAACATACCCATATCGATGGCCAGCTTGGGGCGAACCGGGTGGCGTGTCGTTAATAAATTCAGGTAGTGGCGTTTATGAGCGGATTTTTGTGAAAACAGCAGACACAGGATTGTGCCGAGCAGGGTTTGTACGCACATGGCGTAGATGGCGGAGCTGAAGTGAGTCGGCTCCAGGATCCCTCCCCAGATAAACATAAAAAAATAGATAGCCAGTATGATCCCACCATAGGGAAAAAGTTTACTCTTATGTAGCAGACAGCCTGTGATCATTACGATGAATGTGCCGGTTAATCCCAGCAGCTGGTTGGTCTCAAAGAGGTTCAGTAACAACAGAGCCAGTATAGCGGCAAGCAAAGTTCCGATGAGGCGTATGATCATTAAAAAAAAGATCTGATCCCATTTTCTGAGCATCATGTTAAAGCATAGATAAGCTCCGTAATAGGATATTGAAAGATGCATCCAATGGCTGATAAGCAGGGAAAGAGAGACTGCAAGAGTGATGCGCACTGCATGGTCGAGACGGTAAGCTTCCAAAATGCGGGCTCTCATGACAGATAGCCCAGTAAGCTTGCCAGCTTAATCCAGCATTGAGATAGCTTGTTCATGATTGGGGATTTTCCCAGTACCAGTACGGTTGCCGTGGCGCCGGTTCTAAGCTCATTCGTCCCGAGGGCTTTGGGTGAGATTTTTACAAAGACCGGAAAGCGTTGGGCAAAGCTGACCCAGTCGGTAGCTTTTTGAACTCCAGGGAGATCGCCGTTAGTTTTTTGATCGCCAACCTGAACACCTCTTCCAATCGCTTCAACCCTGGCCTGAAACAATTTTCCCGGATATAGAGAAAGAGATACCAATGCCCTGGCTCCGGGGACGATCCCCCAAGGTTATTTTCTTTATAGTTCGCAACGACCATCCAGCTTCTGGTATCGATGATACTCATGACTGCAAGACCTGCGGAGAGTTGGGTCCCAACGCTTAAATTTAAATGGGTGAGCTCACCATCGATTGGGGCATAAATTCTGGTGTGTTGCAGGTTCAATTTAGCGACAGTGATTTGGTTATGCACCGTGGTCACCAGGCTTTGTTGGGCGAGAAAAGTATCCTGACTAATCACTGCGTGTGCCAACAGGATTTTGTCTTGCTCAAGACGGTGAGCCTGGTAGCGGTATTGTGCCTGAAGCTGATTCAATCTAGCCCGGTAGCTGGATGGATCTAAAGAAAAGAGCAGCTGTCCTTTATGGATGGACTGGTTGTCTTTCACATAGATATGCTGCATCTGCCCGGAAACCAGGCTTGAAAGGTGCAGTACATTGGTCTGAATATAGGCATTACTGGTCAGAGGTGTCATATGATCCATCGCCACATAATAGGCGATAGCAAGGATCACCAGCAGGCTACAGATGAGATAGATACGACGAAAAGTAAACAGCATGATTTTTCTCCGAAAGAAATAGAACGGCTGATAAATTCACCTGCCTCAGAAAAGAATCAGGGTGGTGCAAGTAATTTGATTGGCTAACTGCAAGAGCAGCCCGGAACTGGTGTGATATCCGGGAGCGTGCTGGCGAATGAAAGTACCCTTATCTGTTGTCTGGATTCGCGCTTTTTCAGGCCTTGTCGACAGGGGGGACTGGGTGTATTTAGCCCTACAAAACATGGATTCAACCCTTTGGTTGAACATCCCGGGACTATCAGCCAGGGGCAGGAGTCGATCGATGGCAACATATCCGACAGCTAAAAGTATTAGCAAAAAAATGTGACAAAGAAGAGAGCGGCTAAAAACCATGCACCCTCCTGTTCCTTGAAACGTGATTTGCTAACGATGATGAAACTTTAAGGTATATTGTTTACCAAGTCAACTGTTCCCTAGGTGAACTGTTTCATTTATAAAGAATTAACCACGGGGTTATCCATTGAGTCGCTATTCATCGCCGTGAGCAACCTCACACTTTGATTGCTAATCGGCTGCAACACAGGTAGAATCCGCGTTCGCTCTCCATGTGAACAAATTTTAACCAGAGGTTGTTGCCCAGTGATCTACGCAAACTCCATCACCATGCAATTTGGCGCCAAGCCGTTGTTTGAGAATGTTTCAGTCAAGTTCGGTAACG from the Dongshaea marina genome contains:
- a CDS encoding HlyD family secretion protein, with amino-acid sequence MLFTFRRIYLICSLLVILAIAYYVAMDHMTPLTSNAYIQTNVLHLSSLVSGQMQHIYVKDNQSIHKGQLLFSLDPSSYRARLNQLQAQYRYQAHRLEQDKILLAHAVISQDTFLAQQSLVTTVHNQITVAKLNLQHTRIYAPIDGELTHLNLSVGTQLSAGLAVMSIIDTRSWMVVANYKENNLGGSSPEPGHWYLFLYIRENCFRPGLKRLEEVFRLAIKKLTAISLEFKKLPTGSALPNAFRSL